aattgtgatacagtgaattatacgtgaaataatctgtctgtaaacaattgttgtaaaaattacttgtgtcatgcacaaagtagatgttctaaccgacttgccaaaacgacagtttgttaacaagaaatgtgtggagtggttgaaaacgattTTCCattgacttcaacctaagtgtatgtaaactttcgacttcaactctatatccTCACATTGAAGTGTTTTACCATTTTGTTTTCAAGACAACCAGGGACACACGTGGAACACAAAACAGGTTGACATAAACAGTTGCATTCATGAGTTTTATTGTCAATAAATGTCAATAAAAAATAAGGTCCGCCAAGCAAAAACGTGATACAAATTTTATTTATAAGAATGCTGTAAGTAGATTGTTTGCTCAGTGGGAAATGAATAATTAGTCAGTGATGTGGAGTTTGGcgtttgtgacagcaactatgtgagcttattacagtgTCACACACAATGTGCAATAATTGTGTATGATTTTCTATGTAGAGGATCCCTTACCTTTCTAATGATTCTAGTGTGGCTTGTGAGCGCCATAGAGCAAAGCTCATGAGAGTCTTAGCTTTTCATACTGGGGTCATAAGAGTTTCTAGCTCAAACCGTTCAGACTTTACAGATGTTTTTGTGAGAATAACCATTTTCTGGATCCGCCTTTGTCTCATTAACACTGCTCAACCCCCAGGCTAATGGTTCAACCCCCAGGCTAATGTTTGGTATCGGCTGATGCAGAAGAAATAGAcgaatccaatgtaaaaaaaaaaaaaaaaaggctgtAGCTCAAACACACAATGTTTAAGAGGGGTTGGAAGCACTAAATGATGCCGATGTGTCTATTGTCCTCAGTTGAAGAGGACAGAGTGGGCTCCTGACTATGGCCCTGCCACCTTCGTGGCCTCCTGGGGAGCTACAGTAGCAGGTGCTCGCAAATTCCTGGTTGCCTACAACATAAACCTCCTCAGCACCAAGGAACAAGCCCATCGGATCGCACTAGATATCCGGGAACAAGGCAGAAACAAAGACCAGGTAGGGTAGGCTCGCTACTGTACATCTTGATCGCCCAATGTCAGAGATGAATGACACACAGCTACTTTGGCTTTGGAAGAGATTCCTCTCATTCTTACAAGACATTATTGTTTTCCTCTTCTTTATAACTGACGCTGAACTAATAAAAGTCTATTTTTGAGTCATATGCCTTGTCTGCTTCCAAAGACAGTAACATTATTGATTTTTGTATTGTAGCCGGGTCTGATGAAGAAGGTGCAGGGAATGGGATGGTACCTGGAAGAGGCGAACATAGCCCAGGTGTCCACCAACATCCTGGACTTTGAGCTGACGCCCGTCCACACTGTTTACGAAGAGATCTGCAGTGCGGCCAAGGTAAGGAgctaccacaaccacaaccacaaccgcAGCTGAAAACAGTACAGCATTATTGTGCAAAACCCTCTCATTGATCTGGTGGTTTGAACCAGTGACGTAAAGGCAGCTAATAATGTCAAAAAGTTGAGCCAATTTGacacctctccttccttcctcttctccccagGACCTGAACCTGCCAGTGGTGGGCTCTCAGATTGTAGGCCTCATGCCTCTGAGAGCCGTGCTGGACTGTGCTGATTTCTACATCCAGAGAGACAGGCTCTTCATTGTGGAGGAGGAGCACAAAGTCCGTCTGGTCATCAGTAAACTTGGGCTTGATTCACTTGGGCCTTTCGTCCCCAAAGAGAGAATCATAGAGTGAGTACCAATGAGTGCACTATTTCCATGGCCTATGGGACTTTTCCATTCTAGTCATTCAAATCCATTTCTATGGTTGTGACTCTAGGTACATGGTGGAGAGGACTGAGGAGGACAAGCgtttggtgtctctgtctctgcagcAGTTTGTCCGCAGCGTGGGAACCAGAACCGCTGCTCCAGGAGGAGGGTCAGTCTCTGCTGCCGTCGCTGCAATGGTACAACCATCTTTAATATCATGTAGATGACTATATTCCCCGTATGACCTTGCCCAGGACATAGGAATAAACCAATATAAAGTATGTACAATACAAGGAGGagtcaaaggtgtgtgtgtgtgtgtgtgtgtgtgtgtgtgtgtgtgtgtgtgtgtgtgtgtgtgtgtgtgtgtgtgtgtgtgtgtgtgtgtgtgtgtgtgtgtgtgtgtgtgtgtgtgtgtgtgtgtgtgtgtgtgtgtgtgtgtgcatttcagGGGGCTGCTCTGGGAGCCATGGTGGGTCAGATGACCTATGGCAAGAGGCAGTTTGATAGCCTGGACAGCATCATGAGGAGACTCATCCCTCCCTTCCATCAGGCCATGAATGAACTGCTGGTCATGGTGGACGCAGACTCCAAGGCATTCAGTCGCTACATGGTGAGAGGAAAACATATCATGGTTAAACCAGATTGAAGCCTTCAGTCTGGGTTAACCGGGCTAGGGAAAGCAGGAACTATACCGGGAAAAACTAGACTGAAATCCTAACTGAATATTTTTCACTATTGTTTCACTTTATTCGGTTTCAGAGCATATTCAGATTGGATTCCAGGCTAAGAAAAAAATACTTATCTAAACTTATGCTTtgaatttttggggggaaaaaTTAATGTTTTATTATccggtgcagtgaaatgtgttgttttacagggtcagccatagtagtactgcCCCAACGTGCTAACTgctgggctacctgccgctcGATGCGACACAACCTGATGCGACCCTGCCCAGTCTTTTAGCTAAGCAGAGAGTCATACAAAATATGATGGATATTTCTTCTGATGATAAAAGTTCAGGTGAAGAACGAGTGATCAAAGCTGTTTTTGTTTCTTGTAAATGCTTACTTTGAAGGTTCGAACCAAGGTATGATCTTGATGTTTGCTGTCTTGTGGCTTTGCTATGAAAATGTAGTGGAATGTAGTCTTTTAGTGGAAAAGGAGTGTTGATATAACCTTCAGGGAAGAGTTTATTACAACCATCTAGAACTTTTTGACTCTGTCAATGAACCTGTCAATGAATCACTTCCATCTAACATACTAGTCATAGTTTATAGCCGGTCCCATGTCAAAACGGCTGTTGCATTTTCACCACAGGGTGTGGTGGTGCCATTGTTGAATTTAGTTGAAAGCTGATGGTATTGCACGACTCGTTTAATTGTGATGTGAGAATAAATGTGGCTTGTATCGGCTTTGCTGACACTGTATGCAGTTCTCTTTTACTCCTGTTTTATAAGGTTTAACTTTCTCGTTTTCAGGCTGCATTGAAGATGCCAAGGAACACAACAGATGAAGTTAAAAGGTGATTGCCATGCTCCAATATATGGCAGTTCTGTCCAATCCAAGATGTCAGAGAAGCATGTCATTAAAGTAGATGTGTaattacgcacacacacaaacagcacagCACGTTGGAACTATTTCAAACCATCTTTACTTCAGATTGACATCTATGGAAACTCATTACTGTACATTCTCCTGTATCCCATCCTCACCTGTCTTCACACGTCACCTCCTTTTACCTGGCAAGCAACCTGGCCCATCCCTGTAAACACATAAAGCAGGCTTTCCCAAAGAAGAATGGTTTACTGTAGTTCCTTTACGGTCAGCTCATCTGGTCTAACAGTAAGTAAGGTGTAGTCTTGTAGTCATGGTGTAGTCTTGTCATGCTCCAAATCTATCTCACCTCTCTGCTCTTCCTCTTTCCTATACCTTATACCTATCCCCACGACTAATCCTGCCTCTGACCCTACCCTGGTCTTGCTTCTGACCTGCCTCTTCGCCTATTCCTACCTACTCCTGCCTTCCCATTAACACTACCCCTGTTCCTGCCGCAGGAGGGAAGCTGCCATGCAGGAGGGTCTGAAGCAGGCCGTGGCGGTCCCACTGTCTCTGGCTGAACGAGTCAACCTGCTGTGGCCTTGTCTAAAGGAAATGGTGATCTACGGAAACGTGGCCTGCAAGTCTGACCTCCAGGTACTGTATGAGAGACGGTTTTACAGTGACTGAAACCATGAACAGAGTCCCTGTCTATGGACTTTGCATTGCAACTTTGCAAGCATACCTGAGTGACTTCTATGCAGTTGCTTATTTGCTTGAGGGCAGACACCGACATGCATAAATGACTGTGGAACATTTTGTTTTGTGCCTGTCACaaggatgacgctggagagacgaagcaggtacggggagtaaaacaataaataaataacggacatggaacgagacaaaAAACAATTAATGctgcagcggggaacagagctggggaactgacaaatataagggaggaaataaacaggtgatggctgagtccaggtgagtccaatatcgctgatgcgcgtgacgagggaaggcaggtgtgcgtagtAAATGGaaggagtgcgtgatgcagggcaaCCTGGCGCCCTCAGGCGCCAGGGGgtggagagcgggagcagacgtgaaaGTGCCAACTGCTTATACTCACATACCACCCTACTGGCATACTGTAAAACAACATTTCAAAACGCCAGGACACCCATAAGTGTCTCCATGAAGTATGGTTGCAAAACGTTTTCTGACAGATGCCCCAGAGCTATGACATGCATTATACTGTAAACAGCCTACAAAAACATCTTCCTTATATGGTTCTTTTTCGTGGCGTTGCAGGTAGCAGCTAAAGCCCTGGAAACAGCAGTGTTTGGAGCCTACTACAACATTGTGATCAACCTCAAGGATATCACAGATGAGTCCTTCAAAGTGACTGTAAGTTACAATGTAGCCTGTAGGTCTTTCTGACTCCAAAAGGATTACGTAGGTAATCTTTCAATACTGGAAAACCAGATTTTGGTGAGAGTCAGTGGCTTATTACATAGTTATACTCATACAATCGTGTTTTGTGTTTTGCAGACTCAACAGAGAGCATCAACTCTGCTTACTGAGGCCAGGGAGAGTGCTAATGTAGTCCTGGATACTGCAGAGAGAAAAAAGTGAAGAAGTTACCACATTACCAAAGCGTCACCCGCTGCCTGCCTAGGCCTCAAACCAGGCTTTCACAACCATCAATTCTATTGCAAATAAACTGGGTTCACATAAATACATGCTTTATCAACTACTCCTCAATGGTGCTCCTTTGCTTTGTTAGAAATTCACTAAATACTTACGTAATGTACTGTATAGCAGCAGCCTACACCAAGCCAGGATGTCACAGTGTTCTTATCCACAGCGACTTACAggcgcaattagggttaagtgccttgctcaagggcacatcggcagattagTCACCTActtagctcggggattcaaaccagcatcctttcggttactggcccaacctcttaacctctaggctacctgccgccctgaatCACACGAAATAGAATAGTACTACAAggtttcttcctctctcttccacttCGACATGAAGCTAAAATGATAAAGTAGTATTATCTGAATGACAAAGTGATGCGTTTCGGGATATGAACCCCGTCCATACCTCAGCTCCACCTGTGTAGTACAACAGCCAGGATGACGTGACGGCAATAAAAGGGTGTAGTTTATCCAGTTCCTTTAAGTAAGAGAACATCCTTCACACAAGACAAAGGACAGAATCGAGAGCTGCTTACCAACCAGTTACAGGCGTGTACACTCTTCATTTAATCTACGTTCTATGTTAAAACTAAAATACATGCATTATTTATTTTTGCTTTCTGGCATATATTCAGTATCTGTATATCTCAAATGAGTATTCATTATTTCTTTTGATTACATGTAATGTATTGGAATAACTTTAGATTTTGAACAAGTAACTTTTGGGCAGGTTAATCTGTTTTTATAGCCTTATATTAATATGATCAAACATTATATTATAAAACGGAATCCTTTGTTGCAATTTTCTTACCAAAGTAACAAATTTCATCGCCGGGACTTGAAAATGTTTGGCAGCAGCTCAGGTAAAATATCCTCATTGTTTTGTCTGCACTGCATACAACATTTTATGAACATATTTTGCCTAGCAGTGTTTAAATGATAATTCTCCTTTTGACTGATTCTCTCTCCTAGGTGGTCGTCACCCCCCAGGGTATGAAGTAGATCAGGGGGACCAAGGGACCCGGGGGCTGTCCTCCTGGGGATAAACCATGTTATTgactaccatgttattgacttgtttattgtttactccatgtgtaactctgtgttgtctgttcacactgctatgctttatcttggccaggtcgcagttgcaaatgagaacttgttctcaactagcctacctggttaaataaaggtgaaataaaaaaataaataaaaaaagaccaccactctgggggggggggagaccatGGTCTTCCAGAGGGTTGCTACCCCCCCAGACCACAGAGGCAGTGGTGACCATGGAGGCAGACACAGCCCTGGTGGTAGAGACCACCATGgtcatggtagtggtagtggtcatGGAGAAGGCCATGGGCATCGCCACAAGAGGCACTGAAGAGTAAGAGTAATACACTTTACGCTCAAAGGGAAATTCAGCCATGATTTTCTGAATTACCTTGACCCAATAACAATCTACATCATTCATGTATTTTACATTGTAATGTGTATAAACCCATTGAATAAACTTGCTTTCAATTGTATTTTAATCATCTGTAAAACTGATAATAATCCATTGAAGCAAACTGTTGGGCAAATTAAGTTTTCCTTTGAAGATTTACAAAAATTATGGTAACACAAACAAGGAACTTTATCTTATGGTCAAAATAGCCATGGAGCTAACATTGACATAACCCGCAGTCCAAACAATACCCTGAGGGACTTGTTTTGATGGCAACAAAGGCCAGGTTTCATAGCACAGTAAACACCCACAATGACAAGGTGATCCCCGTTATACAGGTGAGAAGACAAAACTTTCTCTCACAGTCAATGAAAAAGATATGAGAGCCGACGACTACGTCTGTCCTTGGGGCCAAACATGAAAGATTAGAAGAAAGGAAATCATATTGAGGTAGTTTATTGGTTTGTGGAAAAAGGAAATTAAACCATTTCCAAAAATGTTTTGGTTTGATACAGTTGCATGGTGTTTGGTTTAAACTAGAACTACAGAATTGGCAGACACTTTCGatggtgaccactgctctggCTTGTTGTATAGGGACATAAGCAATTGGTACCACTCGTGATCTGTGCCTCCCTCTAGTTGCATTCTTGGTCATTGTTAGTTAATGCTTCCAGTATTAAAGGCAACATACTTGTGATTTGATGAATGAATATGATATTGCTCTTGAATAACTCATCTCAAGTGTTCCGTGTTGCTTTCATCGGATTTGTCTCCCCAGTCCCTGTTGCACAAGAAGCATAATATGTATGAGTGTTTATATTGTTTATCTGTGTAGGTGCAGGTCAACCTAATTATTTTCAGtctaaactgtaactaggccactcaggaacattcaatgctgtcttggtAAAACTCCCTACtctttgccgatgacaagcacacccatcacatgatgcagccatcaccatgcttgaaaatatgaagagtggtactcagtgttgtgttggattcgccccaaacataacactttgtattcaggacaaaaagttcatttctttgccattttctttgcagttttactttattgcaaacaggaatattttttattctgtacaagcttccttcttttggctgtcatttagattagtatagtagagtaactacaatggtGTCGATCCATATTcagttctatcacagccattaaattcTGTTTTAAAATCCCCATTGCCCTCAcaatgaaatccctgagcagtttccttcctctccgagttaggaaggacttctgtatctttgtagtgactgtgtaacgggtgacgctctcctcatcctcggacgaggtgaggagagaaggatcctcagaccaaaacgcaggctttgggaaataagccatctttattaacacaacgataaagatggcaacacgaaacgaaacaaacacttgcaaaactacaaaataacaaaacgacgttgacgagacctgaacataaacttacataactaaacataaacttacgtacaggtaacagacgaacatcgaaacgaaaacgaaacaaacaaacgctacagtcctatgtggtacgaacataacatacggacacaggagacaatcacccacaaacaaacagtgagaatgccctacctaaatatgactcttgattagaggaaaacgcaaaccacctgcctctaatcaagagccataccaggcaaaccaaaaccaacatagaaacgaataacatagactgcccacccaaaactaacgccctgaccataaacacataaaaacaacataaaacaggtcaggactgttacagtacccccccctcaaggtgcgaacgccgggcgcaccagcacaaagtccaggggagggtccgggtgggcagttgaccacggtggtggttccggctcaggacgctgtccccacaccaccatagtcactcccctcttctgtctaccccttccactgaccaccctaaaactactttcccctaaataaacagccagcaccggaacaaggggcagcaccgggacaaggggcagcaccgggacaaggggcagcaccgggacaaggggcagcaccgggacaaggggcagcaccgggacaaggggcagcaccggaacaaggggcagcaccggaacaaggggtagcaccgggacaaggggcagcaccggaacaaggggcagcaccggaacaaggggcagcaccggaataaggggcagcaccgggacaaggggcagcaccgggacaaggggcagcaccgggacaaggggcagcaccgggacaaggggcagcaccgggacaaggggcagcaccgggacaaggggcagcaccgggacaaggggcaacaccgggacaaggggcaacaccgggacaaggggcaacaccgggacaaggggcagatcccggctgaaggactctggcaggtcctgtttggacggctctggcaggtcctggctggacggctctggcaggtccatgcaggctgacggctctcgacactcatggcagactgacggctctctacgctcatggcaggctgacggctctcgacgctcatggcaggctgacggctctcgacgctcatggcaggctgacggctctcgacgctcatggcaggctgacggctctcgacgctcatggcaggctgacggctctcgacgctcatggcaggctgacaactctcgacgctcatggcaggctgacggctctcgacgctcatggcaggctgacggctctcgacgctcatggctctctgacggctctggctgctcatggctctctgacggctctggctgctcatggctcgctggcggctctggctgctcatggctcgctggcagatcctgtctggttggcggctctggcagatcctgtctggttggcggctctggcagatcctgtctggttggcggctctggcagatcctgtctggttggcggctctggcagatcctgtctggctgacggctctagcggctcctgtctggctgacggctctagcggctcctgtctggcggatggctctgtaggctcatggcagacgggcggctttgcaggctcatggcagatgggcggctttgcaggctcatggcagacggatggctcagacggcgctggggagacggatggctcagatggcgctggggagacggatggctcagatggcgctggggagacggatggctcagatggcgctggggagacggatggctcagatggcgctggggagacggatggctcagatggcgctggggagacggatggctcagatggcgctgtggagacggatggctctggccggatatggcgcactgtagacctggtgcgtggtgccggaactggaggcaccgtgctaatgataagcaccttcctactagtgcggggagtagggacagggcacactgtattctcaaagcctactctatccctgatgcgtggtaccggcactgttgacaccgggctgaggacaagcacatcaggattagtagggggagaagatacagtgggttcagggctctggagacgcacaggtagcttagtgcgtgggcccggaactggaggcaccgggctagatacacgcactacagggagagtgcgtggaggaggaacagggctcaggatacgcactggtagcctagtgcgtagtgtatacactgtaggtactaggctggggcggggaggtggtgccggaaataccggaccgtggaggcgtactggcactcttgagcattgagcttgcccaaccttacctggttgaatactcccggttgcccgaccagtgcggggaggtggaataacccgcaccggcctatgtaggcgaaccggggaaaccatgcgtaaggcaggtgccatgtatgccggcccgaggagacgcactggagaccagacgcgttgagccggcctcatgacacctggctcaatactcaatctagccctaccagtgcggggaggtggaataacccgcactgggctatgcactcgtacaggagacaccgtgcgctctactgcgtaacacggcgcctgcccgtactcccgctctccacggtaagcctgggaagtgggcgcaggtctcctacctgcccttggcccactatctcctagcccccccccaagaaatttttgggaattacttacgggctttttcggcttccgtgccagacgcgttccctcatagctccggttcctctcccaggtagcctctgttctcctccgtgcctccagctcagctttgggacggcgatattctccctgctgtgcccatggacctctcccgtccaatatttcctcccaagtccagaaatccttgtttctctcctgtcctttactccgttgagtttccctttgccgcttggtcttagcttggtgggtgattctgtaacgggtgacgctctcctcatcctcggacgaggtgaggagagaaggatcctcagaccaaaacgcaggctttgggaaataagccatctttattaacacaacgataaagatggcaacacgaaacgaaacaaacacttgcaaaactacaaaataacaaaacgacgttgacgagacctgaacataaacttacataactaaacataaacttacgtacaggtaacagacgaacatcgaaacgaaaacgaaacaaacaaacgctacagtcctatgtggtacgaacataacatacggacacaggagacaatcacccacaaacaaacagtgagaatgccctacctaaatatgactcttgattagaggaaaacgcaaaccacctgcctctaatcaagagccataccaggcaaaccaaaaccaacatagaaacgaataacatagactgcccacccaaaactaacgccctgaccataaacacataaaaacaacataaaacaggtcaggactgttacagactgggtgtattgatatgccacccaaagtgtaattaatatgctcaaagggatattcaaatgtcatttttttaaaaacctatctaccaataggttgcccttctttgcaaggcattggaaaatctctcTGGTCTTcgttgtcacgtgtgctccctttccggcctctaggtcaccaggctgctcgttatggcgcacacctgtcaccagtgtTACATGCATAACgaaactcacctggactccatcacctccttggttacctgccctttatatgtcactcccttcggTTTCTTCCCCAGTTGTCGTTGtttgtttcatgtcggtgcgctgtTCGTGTtccttgttttgttcatttatttattcaaatgtattcactccctgaacttgcttcccgactctcagcgtacatcgttacatttgtggttgaatctgtttgataTTCACCTCTCAACTGAAAGACCTTACAGACACAGACATGCGGTATTCATTCAAAATGAATGTTAAACACTACTTTAACACAGTTAAacacagtccatgcaacttattatgcacATTTTTAcccctgaatttatttaggcttaccaaaacaaaagggttgaatccttattgactcaagacatttcagttttacattttttattcatttataaAAACAATTCCACGTTGAGATTATAGGGTGTGTAAAgctttaatacattttatattcaggctgtaacaaaatgtgggaataCCTTCTAAAGGCAATGTTGTTAAGTGCTTTAAATTTATACAAATCACAAAATTATGAATTGTTTCCAGTTCAGTAAAGTGTAATATATAATGTATATTTCTAAACTGACTCGGTACAAAAGTATTTGTTCTGAAACGTGACTACCGAAGCTCAAGGAGAGTAAAGGATAAAAATGAAATGTTTTATACTGAAGCATTTCCTGGACTAAAAGATCAGGTCACACATGTCTGTTGGCTCAGTTGCAGTCCAAGTCAGGTGTCATCTACAGAGGATGATAAAAACGTCAACATGAGCAAAATGTCTTTAATGGATACAAAGCTACCATTGGTCAGAGGGACAAAATAAATGCCATGAATGTGCGTATTACAAATTCAATCTCAAGGGATTGAAGCATTTTTAGAGGATGTTGCCTACCGGTCAGGAAATGTAGCAGACTACAGACAATCATGCATACATGAGCCTCTAGCTGAAAACACAAAACAGTTGTACTGCAGGTACTACTATAAGCTACTACAGTAGGTACGGTTTGCCAGCAGCGGTGATTATTTTGCAAAATTGAAACGTCACCCACAGCCTGTTATTACTAGCAAAGACATGCTTATTCGGAGAAAGGGGCACCATTGACAATACCTGAAAGTCTTAAGGTAAAAACTCTCTGAGATCAGACGCCTGAGGCAAGTAGTATGATAAAGAACAATAATGGACGAGAAATGCAAGAGACATATTCGCAAATGATGGCATTGTTCATCAATTCTTAGTGTTTGGCATCACACcgcaattgaattgaattgaataaacGTTTTTTTAAACACCAGAGGGGAAGTTTTACTCACCACAGCGTCAATGTCCTTAGGACTACTCCAGCACTGGAGCACTGGTGCAACAGTCCTCTTCAGCTCTCCGAACACATCTGGCGACATGGGCATCATGTTGTCTTGCAGTCTAGATGGGTGACTAAAACGCATTGTGAAAATAACAGTTAAGTCAGATTATCAATCATACTCAAACCAGACTACAGTTGAAAATACAAATACAGTATTTATGGCATCTTCACCTTCAACGAAATTAATAATGAGCATGATGAGGGATACTCTAGACTTACACTTCTGACACTGATATGAGTTCTGTCTTCATGTATCCTGTGACGCTGGAACCCTCCACATCCATGGGCTCCGATGCTGAAAAATAAAAATGGTGGACCAGCGATATAAGACCACTTGTCCCGGATCTGTTTGTGATTtatagccaactcctatggtcgttCAATGCTATACAGAGAAAAGTGATTCAGAGGTTGGTCATAAAACGCAACCACAATGGACTACCAAACAGACATCCGGGTCCTTACAGTGGCTTTGTGTAAATCAAAAATAACACTATTGCTACCAAGGTGAATGATTCAGGAGCAAACTGAAGAGAGAAGAATTTTCCGCCACTCTTTGTGGGACAATGGAAGT
This genomic stretch from Salvelinus fontinalis isolate EN_2023a chromosome 41, ASM2944872v1, whole genome shotgun sequence harbors:
- the LOC129840255 gene encoding formimidoyltransferase-cyclodeaminase-like isoform X1, which produces MAKLVECVPNFSEGRNKKVIDAIGEAISSTEGCSLLNVDPGSSTNRTVYTFVGSPQAVVEGALNAARTAFPLIDMTKHSGEHPRMGAMDVCPFIPVQNVTMEDCVNCVNIFAQHLTDVLHVPVYLYGEAARKENRRSLPSVRAGEYEALSEKLKRTEWAPDYGPATFVASWGATVAGARKFLVAYNINLLSTKEQAHRIALDIREQGRNKDQPGLMKKVQGMGWYLEEANIAQVSTNILDFELTPVHTVYEEICSAAKDLNLPVVGSQIVGLMPLRAVLDCADFYIQRDRLFIVEEEHKVRLVISKLGLDSLGPFVPKERIIEYMVERTEEDKRLVSLSLQQFVRSVGTRTAAPGGGSVSAAVAAMGAALGAMVGQMTYGKRQFDSLDSIMRRLIPPFHQAMNELLVMVDADSKAFSRYMAALKMPRNTTDEVKRREAAMQEGLKQAVAVPLSLAERVNLLWPCLKEMVIYGNVACKSDLQVAAKALETAVFGAYYNIVINLKDITDESFKVTTQQRASTLLTEARESANVVLDTAERKK
- the LOC129840255 gene encoding formimidoyltransferase-cyclodeaminase-like isoform X3, yielding MAKLVECVPNFSEGRNKKVIDAIGEAISSTEGCSLLNVDPGSSTNRTVYTFVGSPQAVVEGALNAARTAFPLIDMTKHSGEHPRMGAMDVCPFIPVQNVTMEDCVNCVNIFAQHLTDVLHVPVYLYGEAARKENRRSLPSVRAGEYEALSEKLKRTEWAPDYGPATFVASWGATVAGARKFLVAYNINLLSTKEQAHRIALDIREQGRNKDQPGLMKKVQGMGWYLEEANIAQVSTNILDFELTPVHTVYEEICSAAKDLNLPVVGSQIVGLMPLRAVLDCADFYIQRDRLFIVEEEHKVRLVISKLGLDSLGPFVPKERIIEYMVERTEEDKRLVSLSLQQFVRSVGTRTAAPGGGSVSAAVAAMGAALGAMVGQMTYGKRQFDSLDSIMRRLIPPFHQAMNELLVMVDADSKAFSRYMAALKMPRNTTDEVKSNLAHPCKHIKQAFPKKNGLL
- the LOC129840255 gene encoding formimidoyltransferase-cyclodeaminase-like isoform X2 — encoded protein: MAKLVECVPNFSEGRNKKVIDAIGEAISSTEGCSLLNVDPGSSTNRTVYTFVGSPQAVVEGALNAARTAFPLIDMTKHSGEHPRMGAMDVCPFIPVQNVTMEDCVNCVNIFAQHLTDVLHVPVYLYGEAARKENRRSLPSVRAGEYEALSEKLKRTEWAPDYGPATFVASWGATVAGARKFLVAYNINLLSTKEQAHRIALDIREQGRNKDQPGLMKKVQGMGWYLEEANIAQVSTNILDFELTPVHTVYEEICSAAKDLNLPVVGSQIVGLMPLRAVLDCADFYIQRDRLFIVEEEHKVRLVISKLGLDSLGPFVPKERIIEYMVERTEEDKRLVSLSLQQFVRSVGTRTAAPGGGSVSAAVAAMGAALGAMVGQMTYGKRQFDSLDSIMRRLIPPFHQAMNELLVMVDADSKAFSRYMAALKMPRNTTDEVKRREAAMQEGLKQAVAVPLSLAERVNLLWPCLKEMVIYGNVACKSDLQDDAGETKQVRGVKQ